Genomic segment of Synchiropus splendidus isolate RoL2022-P1 chromosome 4, RoL_Sspl_1.0, whole genome shotgun sequence:
TCTGACTGATTCCTTGAAGCAAGATTGTGGTTTACCAAGAATAGGACTATAATAACTGGTTATTTAGCTTAAAGGTCATGAAAGCCACATGCTCTGTATCTGCCGCCAATGTAAACAACGTGGatgtttctatttttgcctTCCAGTTAAAAAACCTGGATTTTGAGGAGCTCCAGATGCGCTTGAGTGCTTTAGACCCCATGATGGAGCGGGAGATCGAAGAGCTGCGGCAGCGGTACACAGCCAAGCGCCAGCCCATCCTGGACGCAATGGATGCCAAGAAGCGACGGCAGCAGAACTTCTGAAGCTGTGTCACCTTTAaccctctcctctccacgttcCAAAATCAGGTTCCTAAGCAAACTATGCTTCAGAGGCTTTGATCTCGCCTTTCCTGCACAAAAGCCGATTACATATACGATTCTCAAGTCAAATTGTGAATGTTCTTCCTCAGCGGATCCGCCTCTGCCAGTCCTCAGATGACAAGGAAACAAGCATTTTTCGATCCAGACCAGCCAGGAGTCTGAACACTGAGAGGATTGAAGCAGACCATGTATATAAGTGAACTAGTCTGCGGCAAAAGCAGCCAAGACCAAAGACAATCATGAGAATGCTGTTGACTCTGAGAATGCCTTAAAATATTTATACTAGCTTTGATAAAGAGCAACAACCACATGGTCTCAGTATCTCCCAGTGGACTGTTTACTCACAATCATGAACATCAACCTTCCTCGCTCCTCCAGGTTCTGTTCTAGTCTCACTCTGTACATATTGATCCAACATTCAGTAAACAAACATTCCAAATCGTTCTGACATTCATTTTAAGAGTTGGATCATCCAGATTTTTTGAGTGTGGAACCCACTCTTTTAAGTGGTTTAGTCTGAGACATATTGTAGGGGGTCCACTATCGATATCTCCATGTATTAATGAGGGATGTTTCAACTTATAAaaaaaattccttgattccaaACACATGCAATGTTGACTGTTACACATGAATGTAGCAGGATTCTTTTACACAAGCTGCGCATTCAAAGCTAGGAAGTGCTTTTTTTAAGCTTGTATTCTTTTCACTCATTGACAGAAGCTTTGTTTTCAACTGTGCTACCATGAGGAGCAGTGAAGtttgactctgaaaatgagccaaGTGTGACTCGACAGAAAGGGAGTGCTAGGTGGGGGGGGTGTACAGCTGAATGCTTTTGTGTGACAATGTTTTTAGTAACGTGTGCTACATTTAcacatgtgaatgtgtgagcTGCTACTGCTGAAGCAGTTGTTTTCACATGATACAACATGCTTGTAGCATGACCTTGAAAAGACCTAAAGCATTGTTGGAATGATGACATTCAAGCAAATAAGGAGTCTTACTGGTGTTAATGATGCAGCTGCTTCGGTGGATGTACTTGCGGTGGCGTTCCATTTGGTGTGCAAGCAGCCTCATCCTCTCAAGTCTGTGACTCAGTTTGTGAGTAGTGATATCAGAAGTCCAGATGCTTGTGCTCTTCAGCTCGCTGGATGGAAGCGCTAACACATGGCGCTACATCTTGCAGCTACCTGTGCTCATGCAATCGCAACTGTTCTGTTCACGATTGTCACCAAAGCTCAGATGGAACTAGCAAACAGCCCTGGCTCTCGTAGCATACATGCCAGAAACTGATGCGAAAGAAGCACCAGTGTTTACTATTGTGCATTTACTTGTGCTCATGTAAACAACACAATTCCTGGTGTTGGCATTCTTAGTTAATCAAAGTCGATCCTCCATTACATCACTGGTTCCCCTTGTAGCTTGTTCAACTTTGCATGTTCCTGTGAAGGCTTCAGTTTGTGCCTTACAAACTGAagctgttattatttatttaatatctttATTTCTCTGTGTGACATTTCTGTTGTTGATGCTGACATGGCTGGTTAGATTTCGCCTTGCCGTGGTGGTTCTTTTGTGTATTTTGGATTATGCATGTTTAAGACTTTTTTTCCGCTTAAGAAAATGTACAGGTATTAGAACAAATTTACATCCCAGATTTCCAACTCATTGCTATAATGACATGTTGAAGTTGCAAATCTGCCATTGTAGTTATACCCACTCATGTCATTCTTCCATTGACATATTCAATTCAGTAATAATATTGTTAATGGTTGAGCATTAAGAGACGAATGTTCTTCTTCATATTTAAACCagttaatttatttttgcttgttaTACTTTATATTGTGAATCACTTAATAAAAGTTACTTTTAACCTggcaattttttgttttggacggttGTATGCGATGTCATAAAATATAGTTAAGCAATTCgcttaaaaatgacaatgatCAAAGTAAATCTAACTGTGAATTTTAAGTTGAGTATTCTATCCAAATTTCAGGAAAAAATCAGTACACGCTACAAGTGGAGTCATTTTGTAAATGGTAATTGTAAGACAATACAcgtaatatttctttttttctaacaAAACTTCTTTGGTGCTAATCACGTGGTTCAACTCAATCACACATTATACCGTAAATATCATTATAAACGTCTCATTAAATGTTCGGCTTCGTGGTGTAGCGCTCAGCAGGTTGTGACTGCGCATTCACTGATTCATTTCGAGGAAAGCAAATCACTTGATGTGGAAAACGTTTCTCAACTTTCGAGAGCTCGCGGTGAAGAAAGTATAGTGCGCCTGTTGTGACACATTACGGTACTTACTGCCCCACTACACAGGAGCACGCGGCGCTTGACTACCAGCTGTTGTGAAGCTGAAACAAGTTGGCGAAGATGTCTGCGCTCCAGAGAAAGATCATCAACACTAGCGCAGCTCCTGGGGCCATCGGCCCATACAGGTAGGAGTACAGGTACAGATGTTGGTGAATGGAGGGAGCAAGGAAGACGAGTGGTATTTACTCAGAGGCGGGTTTTAGTGGACCATGGACCTGATTTAACGGTCAGAGTTTAACCTTCGCTGCAGCAAGTGACTCGGGTCACTTTGGTGTCTTCACATCGAAATGGCTGCTCTCCGTCGACAGATCACTTACACGCCCAAAGCCCCGGTCAGGCAGGGGATATACAGGTAAATTCAAGGCAAGGGAAACATTTgccttttctttcttcacattGTGCTTAACCTTTCTCTCGTGTTGGGGTTGTATTTTAAATACTTAAGTTGTTTGTGTTCATTCCATCTGAATTGATCAGGAACCAATGTTCTGCAAAATAATGCTGCAAAGTAATGAAGAGAAATCTTTTTTGACTTAACAGTAAAGTTATGTGGTTGAAACAACGACCTTTGTGATGTTATATAAATGAGATTACAAAGCCAATATTGGAACTGAAATCAGAAGTGCAATGCCAGCGAACACGTTGACAGCCAGCTCATCTCTGAATCATGTGACCCACAGGGGCTCCTCAGTTTGCCTTGTTTTCCTGCACCCCTGCTCAAAAACAAACCTCTAAAGTCCACGTCAAATATCAACCAAGATGACTCGCGGCTTTACAATGATCCTGGTTCTGACCTGGGTATTtttgctgaaaatgaggaaGTGGAAACAGAGGCGTAGCCATGCGGAACAGTTggtgtctgaggaggaagatgtgGGGTGTCATCCTGCAGACACATTTGCTGTGGAGCTGCTTCTGCTTACTTTctagtctaaaaaaaaaagcagagatcTGTTGCACTACAACTGTCAACATGCTCATGTTCAAATGTGTTCAAGACCCCTGGAATCACATGACTCACTGGTACAAGAGCCATTAAATACAGTTCAGAGTTTTCAAGAGTCATGAGATTCATAGCTACCCGAGCAAGATTGCATAATCAGGGATGTGTGGGAGCCACCGAGGTCCAGAGGTGACAGTGATTGACATCTTTTCTGTTTCCAAGGGAAAGGCCCCTTAGATGCTCAGTCATACAGGGAAGGATGACGTACAAATGTGGGCAGCCTGTGATGCCTGAAATCTACAGAAGCGCTGTGATAGCCTGGTGACAAACCTTTGATTTATTTACCAGCTTGCCTTCAGGTTTGTGTTACCATTTCTAACTTTGTTAATGGTAGggtatactgacaaaaaaaacagaccagagATCCCTGCCAAAATCACTGCAACCAGTAGTTTTGTAGTACCCAAGAGTTGAGAAACAAGCAGTGGATGGGTGGTAACTGACAGTAAACACAAGAGGAAGGTCCATGGAGGATTTTTTTGGAGCAACTAGGGGAGAGTCTTGAGCTGACCAATCAGATTTTAGGGGCGGAGTCACGTAACCTTGCCTAGTCTATGAAGTAatcatcaataataaaaataatatatatttacatcGTGGTCATGCAATTTATGTCTAATGACAGTTATTGTCCTGCTAAGGGATTAAGtagacaaaacatatttttcaccATAGTGCACAAACATTATTTtgcattcactttttttttaagtgagctCACCTCATAAATCATTATTTAGAGCAACCACATTTACCTGAATCTAGACTGATCTCAATGTCCACACAATCATGGCCCTGAAAGATTAAATTATAAATTGTATCTGTTGTAAGTCAATCATTTATTTCGGTTCAGTGGTGTTCGGAAGTGGGCTTCggatgtccgtccaatatccaactattttcaccaatgtgtctcgccgaggcgccagcagagttggagacctgcatgtgttgatatgtgaacaaaggcagacgaccgcatcagagaacctatgaggaccactccatctaataaaatatgGATCAGGGATCCAAACACTCAGAGTCGACAAGTGTCATTATTAAAGGTTCCCTTTATTATAAATAAGTTttaaactacgatcgtgaaccaaagtccaccacactttccacagctgtcacacgccgcggagctggagagcgtggcgcGCCATCACAGTCTCGTCATATccacgtgtgcaagtccaaagCTGGGAGTGTATCACGTGTTTatggaatttatcgtgagatgcagaattgtcatcacagattgtgtttggcggtatatcgtgtacgatatgttatcgcccatccctaattaCAACCAAACAGAAGATGGTTCATTCCTGTTATTTCTTATatcagtaaataataataacactttaGGACAAGTCCAGCTTTTCATATGTTCAATCTCTCACTTCATCTAGTACCATTTTAAATCATCATCTCTTCTCTTTATTCTCATGCCCAGCCAGGCGGTGGTGGTCGACAGAACCATGTACATCTCTGGTCAGCTCGGTCTGGATGTCGCCTCTGGTCAGCTGGTTGATGGAGGTGTGCAGGCTCAGGCCAAGCAGGTGAGCGCATCACAAAACACCCTGCATGCCACATGACTGTGGCACGCAGCCTCCTCTCGTGGCCAAGTTGCACAgtgcacagtttttttttacaagccaaaaaaaaagatgttcatTAATGTCACACagcctgtttttgtcttcttttcctttATACATTTCATATGGGACGCCACTTAGTTTGTCTTCAGAGTTTTACACAGTTTCATTCATTAAATCTGAAGAAATTGTCAATACACTATTAAAAGGTGTTTCTCAATATCCGGACAACAGTAAGCACCACTTTGCTCAGTTAGATGACCAAGATTACCCCGTCATTGTTAGAATTGGATGTTCATTTGCAGGCTCTCATTAACATGGGGGAAATCCTCAAAGCTGCTGGCTGCAACTACAGTAACGGTGAGAGAAACATTGGTTTGCTTGCATCCGAACCTGCCTGACTGAGGTGAAGCCTTGTTTCAGTGGTGAAGACGACGGTGCTGTTGGCTGACATTAACGACTTCAACAGCGTGAATGAAGTGTACAAGACATGTGAGTGCTCTTGTGTTCCAAATGCTCTGTCGCTTCCAGTCCTGTTACAGCACTGACTGTTCTGCCAGAGTCAGGGAAAGTTTCATCTGGAGTTATGGGCTGAGCCGTCCTTAGTACATGGGGTTTCGTTGTCGAAAAGAGAGGTTGTGTTACATCTGTGTGTCTGCATCCTGGTGTCCACTTACACCCGTCACCGCAGCTTCCATTACCTCTGTTTGTTGTGAAAAATGGAGGGAAACGCTGTTGTGATGATTTGCTTTTGATTCCCTCCTCTTCAGATCAACAGCAAACTATTTAAAATGATCTTTCGTCGTTGGTAATAACTTCAGCAGAATGTTTTGGTTAATtctgacacaaaaaaataaacagttttcaGCAGCAACTTCCCGGCCCGCGCTGCCTACCAAGTGGCTGCTCTTCCCAGAGTGAGTGACtcatttgtgttttgtctcGCACAAAGATCATGAGAAGACTGAGTTCTCTGGTTCCTTCTTGTCCCTTCAGGGTGGCCTGGTGGAAATAGAGGCAGTTGCAGTGGTGGGTCCGTTGTCCGATTCCTGACTAGCCGCCCCGATCTCCAACAAGCTGTAGTCTGCTGAGTTTGGTTCCactctgctgctggaggtgtcGCCTCCTCGAGTCAGATGTCTCACGTTTTCCACACTAAAACCCTTTGCTTTTTAAACTTCCGTGTtccaaaaacattaaaaacactgATGATACGTCATTCAGCTTGCCCTTCTTCACAAACCAATGCAAGTCCGCTTACCTCAGTGCTGCCCCCTGGAGGGTGATTGATAGGTTGCATTGTTGATACCATGAAAATTTGACATTGCATGGACATGGCCTCCTGTCAGAGATTGTTGATGTCTGTGTGAGTTATTAATCGCCTCGCGAAGATATTTCAGTATGTCGAAACTCAACTGAACCCTTGTCTGTACATACAGTATGCatctggatttcattttttactGTACAATTATTTATGTCTTCAGTTGGAAGTCATCAAAATCTCACttggcagcggtgggattcgaacccacgcccccgaagagactggagccttaatccagcgccttagaccgctcggccacgctACCGATATATTATCTTTCCACGCAGAATTGGATAGACTCCGTCCTCACTAAGAGAGAGACTGAAAGACTTACAAGGGATGCTTCTTCAGATGCAGCGGTATGATCTGAATGTAACATACACACCAGGCAAACACAAGTTTACACTTTCAAGCAATAAGTGGGAACAGTCACCACATCAGTGAAAACCCCATTGACGAAAGAGTTGTCTATGCTCTGGAAGCCACAGATGCTCTCAGTCAGGAAATGCTCACCCGATTGAACAGCAGCAGACAGCGTGTGACAAGCTGTGTGTGAAAAACATGTGAAAGGTTGGCCGAGGAAAAAGACAGGAAGCTACGCAGCTACTGGCCAGTGAGGCACAACATCCGCATGGAGGATGACATTGTCATGATCGGAGACGAAATCATAATACCAGAGGGTTTCAGGAGCGGAATTCTGAAGAAACTGCAACTTGCCCAACAAGGAGTGCAGTGCACAAAGGCCAGAGCAAGAAAGACCTTAGTTATGGCACGAGACATAGAGACAATGGTGGAGAAGTGTGCACAGTGCCAACAGTTTTAGTCTAAACAACAAGCTGAACCTCTCATACCACATCAGGTTCCAGAGCTGCCATGGCTGAAAATAGTAGCCAAAATCTTTGAGATACAAGGTCAGTCATACCTGCTGttagtagatagatagatagaccgctcggccacgctACCGATATGCCGAGGTACCtcagttcttgaccacaatccgttccagacggccgttcgagaagtgaattgttcgaaatctgaagtgttcgaaatctgaatcgacttttcccattacaatgtatggaaaaagaaataatgcgttccaagccttaaaataggcttttgtaggagtgaatgcagagtgtctgctgcaggtgcgctgttcgtggCCAATTGCATTTCTCCTTTTTCAACATCCGCCACCAATCGCTGTCCCTGCTCTCTAAGCTGCTACATAATTTGACCAATCAGGAGCGAGCAGAGGACGCAACAAAGTGGTAAAGCGACATCTTACGTCAAGGGAGGCGGACACATTCATTACTGTACGGAGCTCTCGTCGTCAGAAGTTAAGCAACATGGCATTTACTCATTCATGGCAGGATGATAATGCATAAAAATAACTTAACAGTTCAACTATGCCGTATGACATGAGTTAATATCACTTATGTGGTAACGCTGTCAAGATAAGGTGGTGTTTTCATTGAGCCAACGCTGGGTTGCCAGTGAGAGTGTTGTTGACTTGTGACTTCATATCAAAACGCCCCCGAATAGACTGGAGCCTAAATCgagcgccttagaccgctcggccacgctACCGATATACTGCCATTACCACAAAGAATTGGACAGACTCCGCTCCCTCACCTTTCAACGCTTGTGAGTTTATATCAAAACAGAATGATTTACTTGTGATTCGCTCCTCTTCAGATCAACAGCAGAATTGtcactttcttcattttcatcacaaaacatttgttaaaaaaatgtttcatgatggCCCAGGCAATGAGGGGGTAGCTGGTGATTAGCTTCTTGAGAATAGAAttggcagcggtgggattcgaacccacgcccccAAAGACACTGGAGCCTTTGCGAAATGTTGTGGAAGCTGTCTTTGGAATCAGTAACACCAGCTGCCCCTATGGGATGGCACGAATTCAGTTGAACActggatttcattttttcacagtactgtggcaggacaaaacggCCAGGATTCTCTGGTTAGGAACGTGATGTTTAGTCTATTCTAAAATTacctttcttcattttcatcacaaaacatttgttaaaaaaaaggttcatgGCGATCACGCTACCGAtaatatatttagaaataatTGTTGTTACGCTCCTTTGTTCTTCAATATTAAAGTCCCTAACGCTAAACCCCACCCtccaaaaaacaagaaatgagATCTGGCTGTCGACTTTCTGGTGGGAAACAGATCAGGAGACAAGACTATTATTACCATGATAATCTTTGAATATATGCTTTATTGTGTGCAATGACAAAGTTGAAGGCCAGAATACACATTACAGGATTTACAAATATTGGCTTTGTTAAAAAGGGACGACGACTTGTGCCAGCAACATTGTTGAATGTTCGATTAGCGTCTTTCGCTTCATAATGCATTGGTCAGCAGCGGGACTCAAAAGGAAACCAAATCACAGCCACTGCAGTAGAGGATGGGCACAGTGGTGACTGAAGAACCAGGACAGGAAGCACTCCAGGTTTTGGGTTCTGCATCTTGGCAACAACAAGGTGATGATTCCGAATGTCCGGCCTGTGATCATTCATTTGTGGCTGAGGGAAGAAAAGGGTCAGAAACTACTGTTCATGTTTACGTTCTGACAAGCTGAAGACTCTACCTGGTGCTTCCTGTGAGGAGGGTTCAGTTGCTGCCGGGGCTCCGGAACCTTCTGCTCATGAGGGCAGAAAACGTTATTTCAGTGTTAGTCTTGAAGTACTGTGTTAGAAATAGTTGCAACCCAGTACACACCTGGTTAACACTGTCAAGGTCCATCTATGTGAAACAGACACACGAGACAAGTGCTTTTAAATAATTACAGTTGGCAgcagtgggattcgaacccacgccccAGGAGCGAGGAAGTTTGACCAATCAGGAGGGAGCAGAACATGTGACAAAGCGTGAAAGCAACATGTTATGTCAAGGGAGGCAGAGACATTCATTACCGAATTGAGCTCTTGTCGTCAGAAGTTAAGCGCAACacaattttatgttttcaaCAATATGGTGAGTATATACTCATTCATGGCAGGATGACAATGCATAACAATAACTTTACTTTGTGTGTCATGTTGTTCATGTGATATTCAGTGTGTAGTACTGGGGGAAGTGTTACCTGAGAGGAAAGCCACCCGTttccgtttttattttttaacggTTCAACTGTGCCATATGACATGAGTTAATATTGTGTATGTGGTAGCGCTCTCCAGTTAAGGTGGTGTTTTCATTGAGCCAACGTTGGGTTGCCAGTGAGAGTGTTGTTGACTTGTGAGTTCATATCAAAACACAATGATTTACTTTAGATTTGCTCCTCTTCAGATCAACAGTAGAATTGTGTAAAAAgatctttcttcattttcatcacaaaacgTTTCAGGCATTTATATTTTGGCATAATGTGTTGGTCTCAGTACACTTAAGCAGAACAAATCGATTAGCCTCGTCCTGGTATAGAAGCTGTCTTTGGAATCAGTAACACCAGCTCCCCCTGTGGGATGGCACTAAAGCAGAGGcgaaacacaacagaacactTGTCTGTACACACAGTATGTatctggatttctttttttaaattaccatTACTTAAGACTAGTTGGAACACAACAAAATCTCACctggcagcggtgggattcgaacccacgcccccgaagagactggagccttaatccagcgccttagaccgctcggccacgctACCGATATACTGCCATTACCACAAAGAATTGGACAGACTCCGCTCCCTCACCTTTCAACGTTTGTGAGTTTATATCAAAACAGAATGATTTACTTGTGATTCGCTCCTCTTCAGATCAACAGCAGAATTGTCacattttcatcacaaaacatttgttaaaaaaatgtttcatgacggCCCAGGCAATGAGGGGGTAGCTGGTGATTAGCTTCTTGAGAATAGAATTTgcagcggtgggattcgaacccacgcccccAAAGACACTGGAGCCTTTGCGAAATGTTGTGGAAGCTGTCTTTGGAATCAGTAACACCAGCTGCCCCTATGGGATGGCATGAAAGCAGTGGCGAAATTCAATTGAAcactgaatttcattttttacagtACCATTATTTATGACTTCAGTTGGAACTCATCAAAATCACACTTGCcagcggtgggattcgaacccacgcccccaaagagactggagccttaatccagcgccttagaccgctcggccacgctACCAATATACTGGCATTTCCATGAACGGGACAAGAACAGACGATTAAGCCTGCCAAGCGTGtggtcttgtttttttctttggccgTGCTGGGAGGGAACTAATCGCTACGGGATTGCACCACCAATCTACGAAGGTGGTGCACCAAAAACTCTCCTGGCAGCGGTGAGACTCGAACCCACCCAGCTGAAGAGACTGGAGCCGTAGAGAAATATTAGTGTTTTAGAAGCTGTCTTTGGAATCAGTAAGACCAGCTCCCCCTGTGGGATGGCACAAACTCAGAGGcgaaacacaacagaacactTGTCTGTTGACACAGCATGTatctggatttcttttttttaaattaacatgACTGAAGACTTTAGTTGGAACTCAACAAAATCCCACctggcagcggtgggattcgGACCCATGCCCCCGAAGAGACTGGAGCCTTAatccagcgccttagaccgctcggccacgctACCAATACTCTGAAGtgcctcagttctcgaccacaatccgttccagacggccgttcgagaagtgaattgttcgaaatctcaagtgttagaaatctgaatcgatttttcccattacaatgaatggaaaaagacacaatgcattccaagccttaaaataggcttttgtaggagtgaatgcagagtgtctgctgcaggtgcgctgttcctcgatgtgtgtggccgctgcatgtgggaggggttgccgagtgagtgacgtctctccagaagtgaagaggtgcccggtgcgtgtccagctctgaatgtgcgcttctgtgcagttcggctgtgacaaagtcataaaccaagtaacgctctgtctgaGACGCGCcacatccctgtcccagctccagcccacaacaggacatcaaatcctggagtgagcactccagcctcggaggtgtggagagcgagcacctcccctgtggcactctaccacggtccagtgcggagacaggaaaggttttacacctcaatatgaagaaaaaacagtcactaaatggagctaacgggacacgtctgcagacagaggctgtgttgtccacaataacaaagcgcgtcgtgggtcagctgatcggtccgcgcacgttatgttttttccggcttatttcgggggagtttgagttctggatttacgttcgaaatccaaagcaaaaaaaatctagaaatttttgttagAATTCCGAGACATTCCAaaactgaggcaccactgtatttaaatAATGACAACTGGCAGCAGCGGGATTCGAACCCACAACCCCAAGGGTACTGGTGCCTGACAATGTTGGAGTGTTGGCCAATTGCATTTCTCCTTTTTCAACATTCGCCACCAATCGCTGTCTCTGCTCTCTAAGCTGCTACATAATTTGACCAATCAGGAGCGAGCAGATGACGCAACAAAGTGGTAAAGCGACATGTTACGTCAAGGGAGGCGGACACATTCATTACTGTACGGAGCTCTCGTCGTCAGAAGTTAAGCAATATGGTATTTACTCATTCATGGCAGGATGATAATGCATAAAAATAACTTAACAGTTCAACTATGCCGTATGAAATGAGTTAATATCACTTATGTGGTAACGCTGTCAAGATAAGGTGGTGTTTTCATTGAGCCAACGCTGGGTTGCCAGTGAGAGTGTTGTTGACTTGTGAGTTCATATCAAAACACAATGATTTACTTTAGATTTGCTCCTCTTCAGATCAACAGTAAAATTGTGTAAAATTacctttcttcattttcatcacaaaacgTTTCAGGCATTTATATTTTGGCATAATGTGTTGGTCTCAGTACACTTAAGCAGAACAAATCGATTTGCCTCGTCGTGGTATAGAAGCTGTCTTTGGAATCAGTAACACCAGCTCCCCCTGTGGGATGGCACTAAAGCAGAGGcgaaacacaacagaacactTGTCTGTTGACACAGCATGTAtctggatttcatttttcacagtACCATTATTTACGACTGGTTGGAATTCATCAAAAACTGGCttggcagcggtgggattcgaacccacgcctccaaaGAGACTGGAGCCTAAatccagcgccttagaccgctcggccacgctACCGATATTGGCGCATCTCCGCCAATAATTGGATAGACCTCCTTCCTCACCTGTTGATCTGGTCCCTTGTTTATCCCATGGTTACTTCGCCTCATATTTAGAAATAATTGTTGTTACGCTTCTTTGTTCTTAAATATTAAACTCCCTAATGCTAAACCTCAAAAAATAACTTTACTTTGTGTGTCATGTTGTTCATGTGATATTCAGTGTGTAGTACTGGGGGAAGCGTTACCTGAGAGGAAAGCCACCCGTttccgtttttattttttaacggTTCAACTGTGCCATATGACATGAGTTAATATTGTGTATGTGGTAGCGCTCTCCAGTTAAGGTGGTGTTTTCATTGAGCCAACGTTGGGTTGCCAGTGAGAGTGCTGTTGACTTGTGAGTTCATATCAAAACAGAATGATTTACTTTAGATTTGCCCCTCTTCAGATCAACAGTAGAATTGTGTAAAAAgatctttcttcattttcatcacaaagCGTTTCAGGCATTTATATTTTGGCATAATGTGTTGGTCTCAGCACACTTAAGCAGAACAAATCGATTTGCCTCGTCCTGGTATAGAAGCTGTCTTTGGAATCAGTAACACCAGCTCCCCCTGTGGGATGGCACTAAAGCAGAGGcgaaacacaacagaacactTGTCTGTACA
This window contains:
- the rida gene encoding 2-iminobutanoate/2-iminopropanoate deaminase isoform X1, whose protein sequence is MSALQRKIINTSAAPGAIGPYSQAVVVDRTMYISGQLGLDVASGQLVDGGVQAQAKQALINMGEILKAAGCNYSNVVKTTVLLADINDFNSVNEVYKTFFSSNFPARAAYQVAALPRGGLVEIEAVAVVGPLSDS
- the rida gene encoding 2-iminobutanoate/2-iminopropanoate deaminase isoform X2, with amino-acid sequence MAALRRQITYTPKAPVRQGIYSQAVVVDRTMYISGQLGLDVASGQLVDGGVQAQAKQALINMGEILKAAGCNYSNVVKTTVLLADINDFNSVNEVYKTFFSSNFPARAAYQVAALPRGGLVEIEAVAVVGPLSDS